In Trifolium pratense cultivar HEN17-A07 linkage group LG7, ARS_RC_1.1, whole genome shotgun sequence, a genomic segment contains:
- the LOC123899225 gene encoding probable LRR receptor-like serine/threonine-protein kinase At2g16250: protein MVAVAVDRRFIFWFGLLLIFLCFEVTFQQIQPLNSTKERESLLQLRASLGLRTKEWPRKPDPCLIWDGITCQNGRVVGINISGFRRTRIGRRNPQFSVDALVNFTLLHTFNASNFYLPGTIPDFFGLRLNSLRVLDLRSCSIVNAIPNTIGNLTSLTALYLSDNNLTGTVPDSLGQLSALSVLDLSGNSFTGSIPESFGFLKNLSSLDLSANFFSGAIPSGIGTLSRLQYLNLSGNALNSLPAKLGGLTSLVDLDLSENSFSGGVFPDLRGLGNLKRMILGNSMLNGQLPADLFTVSLQLQTVVLRKNNLTGSLPDELWSLPRLTFVDVSSNSFSGLLPNSSSDAVGSTVAVLNISHNKFYGGLTPVLRRFRFVDLSNNYYEGKVLDFMHNVSIDSNCLQNATNQKSTVVCTSFYADRGLTFDNYGRPNTTKTAGKSNKTKIILAAVLGGLGLLALLVLLLVLLLLYTRKRGNSSPRGNGVGPAPAGASPPPPGVSVNLANAGDSFTYHQLLQATGDFNDANLIKHGHTGDLFNGVLENGVPVVIKRIDMRSTKKDAYLLELDFFNKVSHQRFVPLLGHCLENENEKFLVYKYMPKGDLSNCLFFKNTTSEDGTLQSLDWITRLKIATGAADAISYLHHECIPPIVHRDIQASSILLDDKYEVRLGSLSEACAQEGDTHQSKITRFLRLPQSSEQGASGSSTPICAYDVYCFGKVLLELVTGKLGISASSEGDLKDWLDHILPCISMYDKELVTKIVDPSMVVDEDFLEEVWAIAIVARSCLNPKPSRRPPMRYVLKALENPLKVVREESSSSARLKATSSRGSWNATLFGSWRQSSSDVTAVPTASGTKLEGASSLKLSATSSSSSRRRHSNEICPEPSFRLHDVERLEHE, encoded by the exons atggtggCAGTGGCAGTGGATCGAAGATTCATATTTTGGTTTGGGTTATTGCTTATCTTTCTATGTTTTGAGGTAACATTTCAACAAATTCAGCCATTAAATTCAACTAAGGAACGAGAATCACTTCTTCAACTAAGGGCTTCTTTGGGTTTAAGAACCAAAGAATGGCCAAGAAAACCAGACCCTTGCTTAATCTGGGATGGTATTACATGTCAAAATGGTCGTGTTGTTGGGATCAATATATCTGGTTTTAGAAGAACAAGAATTGGTAGAAGAAACCCTCAATTTTCTGTTGATGCTTTGGTTAATTTCACTTTATTGCACACTTTTAATGCTTCCAATTTCTATCTTCCTGGTACTATTCCTGATTTCTTTGGTCTTAGGCTCAATTCGCTTCGAGTACTTGATCTTCGTTCGTGTTCTATTGTCAATGCTATTCCTAACACTATTGGGAATTTGACTAGTCTTACTGCTCTTTATCTTTCTGATAATAATCTTACTGGGACTGTTCCTGATAGTTTAGGTCAACTCTCCGCACTTTCGGTTCTTGATCTTTCCGGGAATTCTTTTACTGGAAGTATACCGGAATCTTTTGGTTTTCTTAAAAATCTTTCTTCCCTTGACTTGTCTGCCAATTTTTTTTCCGGGGCTATTCCTTCAGGTATAGGGACTCTTTCCAGGTTACAGTATTTGAACCTTTCTGGTAATGCCCTAAATTCTTTGCCTGCGAAGTTGGGAGGTCTAACTAGCTTGGTTGACCTTGATCTTAGTGAGAATTCTTTCTCAGGCGGCGTTTTTCCTGATTTGAGAGGGTTGGGGAACTTGAAGAGAATGATACTTGGAAACagtatgctcaatggacaattgCCGGCGGACTTGTTTACTGTTTCATTGCAGTTGCAGACCGTAGTTCTGaggaaaaataatttgactGGTTCTTTGCCTGATGAGTTGTGGTCTCTGCCGAGATTGACTTTCGTTGACGTGTCTTCCAATAGCTTCAGCGGTCTGCTTCCCAATTCTAGTTCCGATGCTGTCGGTTCTACTGTTGCAGTGCTCAATATTTCTCATAACAAGTTTTATGGAGGTCTCACACCTGTGCTCAGAAGGTTCCGTTTTGTTGATCTTTCAAACAATTATTACGAGGGTAAGGTTCTAGATTTCATGCATAACGTATCAATAGATAGTAACTGCCTACAGAATGCGACAAATCAGAAGTCAACGGTGGTATGTACGTCATTTTATGCTGATAGGGGCCTCACTTTTGACAATTATGGACGACCGAATACGACAAAAACCGCTGGGAAGAgtaataaaactaaaattatattgGCGGCAGTCTTGGGTGGACTGGGTTTACTTGCACTTTTGGTCTTGCTACTGGTACTGTTGCTTCTGTACACTCGTAAGAGGGGTAATTCAAGTCCAAGGGGAAATGGTGTGGGCCCTGCTCCTGCTGGAGCCAGTCCTCCGCCTCCTGGTGTATCGGTAAACCTTGCAAATGCAGGAGACTCGTTTACGTATCATCAGTTGCTTCAGGCAACAGGAGATTTCAATGATGCAAATCTTATAAAACATGGCCATACTGGGGATTTATTCAATGGTGTTTTAGAAAATGGGGTTCCTGTCGTCATCAAAAGGATCGACATGCGGTCAACGAAAAAGGATGCTTACCTATTggaattggatttttttaataaggttTCTCATCAAAGATTTGTTCCCTTATTAGGTCATTGCTTAGAAAACGAGAACGAGAAGTTCCTGGTTTATAAATATATGCCGAAAGGGGACTTGTCTAATTGCTTATTCTTCAAAAACACCACATCAGAAGATGGTACTTTGCAGTCATTGGACTGGATAACTAGGTTAAAGATTGCTACTGGAGCAGCAGATGCCATATCGTATCTTCATCATGAATGTATTCCACCTATTGTTCACag AGATATTCAAGCGAGCAGTATACTTCTCGATGACAAGTATGAAGTTCGGTTAGGGAGTCTAAGTGAAGCCTGTGCTCAAGAAGGTGATACCCATCAAAGTAAAATCACCCGGTTTCTGCGACTGCCTCA GTCTTCTGAACAAGGCGCATCTG GTTCATCAACACCAATTTGCGCCTATGATGTTTATTGCTTTGGGAAAGTGTTACTTGAACTGGTGACTGGTAAGCTGGGAATTAGTGCATCCAGTGAGGGTGATTTAAAGGATTGGCTTGATCATATTCTCCCTTGCATTAGCATGTATGACAAGGAGCTTGTGACTAAAATCGTTGACCCGTCTATGGTTGTGGATGAGGATTTCTTAGAAGAAGTGTGGGCAATAGCCATTGTTGCCAGGTCTTGCCTAAACCCGAAACCTTCAAGACGACCTCCAATGAGATATGTTTTGAAGGCTTTAGAAAACCCTTTAAAAGTTGTAAGAGAAGAAAGTTCGAGTTCTGCACGGCTTAAAGCAACCTCTTCTCGAGGCTCTTGGAATGCTACATTGTTTGGTAGCTGGCGTCAGAGTTCGTCTGATGTAACCGCAGTCCCTACAGCTTCCGGTACAAAATTAGAAGGAGCTAGTAGTTTGAAGCTTTCAGCCACTAGTAGTTCAtcctcgcggagacgtcattcAAATGAGATATGCCCTGAGCCATCATTTCGATTACATGATGTTGAGCGGCTGGAGCATGAATAA